One genomic window of Syngnathus acus chromosome 11, fSynAcu1.2, whole genome shotgun sequence includes the following:
- the fbxl6 gene encoding F-box/LRR-repeat protein 6, which yields MMASAEGAVEDVVASLSTQENQEPNPQNASQRRNTTKLKKQKAKKKRTNVKKKRTNVKRMEHPRYTVHEGEDMLLVLSSTTSQDCSPTWVPKIKKKKGGQKKNVEKEETPPLLAAKPHDRRWGQNLPEEVLVNIFKMVVMEDGAVPFLCRVGRVCRLWNIAAASPILWRKVSVGHCWIAPGEHQNPESRRLIKNTFDWLTQSRFSQLRDFSLHHWTENVDYAVNVVSQFCSHLSSLTLSYCTGLTEAGFQSLGLHGHSLRSLNLQYTKFQEAGLLTYLDDHGAQIQQIKFTHRPKCDRLSFISRGYCPNLEMLEVNTKLDSQDNEVTVCIQALQRACPKLKTFRMLNVCPVFKNTNSSNGAESSPGFPLLEELCIATASYTYINDKQLRDTLFGSPRLRVLDLRGCSRITSAGLEALPCLELECLFWAQYFSSHMGTLSLNTGLHALTQKWSHTLRQLDVANQPFSQEDLEAAMFHLAQANHTDTLRSLNLSGTKITAGALRLLIGQTSALDYLNLSSCRDLPRGVKRIYRGQEEIRQLLDKLECSQTSVFDHNPFEK from the exons ATGATGGCGTCTGCTGAAGGGGCTGTTGAAGATGTTGTGGCTTCCCTATCCACTCAGGAAAATCAAGAACCAAATCCGCAAAATGCTTCACAAAGGAGAAACACCACTAagctcaaaaaacaaaaagcaaaaaagaaaaggaccaacgtgaaaaagaaaaggaccAACGTGAAGAGAATGGAGCACCCCAGATACACGGTCCACGAGGGCGAGGACATGCTCCTCGTCTTATCCAGCACCACTTCGCAGGACTGTAGCCCCACATGGGTCCCCaagataaagaagaaaaagggagGACAGAAAAAGAATGTCGAAAAAGAGGAGACGCCGCCTTTGTTAGCGGCGAAGCCACACGACCGCAGATGGGGTCAAAATCTTCCTGAGGAGGTTCTGGTTAATATTTTCAAGATGGTGGTCATGGAAGATGGTGCCGTGCCCTTTCTGTGCAG GGTGGGAAGGGTGTGCCGCTTGTGGAACATCGCCGCCGCCTCTCCTATCCTGTGGCGGAAAGTCTCCGTCGGTCACTGCTGGATCGCGCCGGGCGAACATCAGAACCCAGAAAGTCGGAGActgattaaaaacacattcgATTGGTTAACGCAGAGCAG attCTCTCAGCTACGGGATTTCTCCCTCCATCATTGGACTGAGAATGTGGACTATGCAGTCAAT GTTGTGTCGCAGTTCTGCTCTCATCTGAGCTCGCTCACGCTCTCCTACTGTACTGGCCTAACGGAGGCGGGCTTCCAGAGTTTGGGCCTGCACGGCCACTCACTGCGTAGCTTAAACCTACAGTACACGAAG TTTCAAGAGGCTGGTCTTCTCACTTACCTGGATGATCACGGCGCACAAATCCAGCAGATTAAATTCACCCACAGACCAAAGTGTGACCGACTTTCCTTCATCTCT AGGGGATACTGTCCCAATTTGGAGATGCTGGAGGTTAACACAAAGCTGGACAGTCAAGACAACGAAGTGACTGTTTGTATCCAAGCGCTACAGAGAGCTTGCCCTAAACTTAAG ACGTTCCGGATGCTGAACGTCTGCCCGGTGTTCAAGAATACTAATAGTAGTAATGGTGCTGAATCATCTCCTGGCTTCCCTCTACTGGAGGAGCTGTGTATTGCCACTGCGTCGTACACCTACATAAACGACAAACAGTTGCGGGACACACTCTTTGGCTCCCCCCGGCTGCGGGTGCTGGACCTGCGTGGCTGCTCACGCATTACATCTGCGGGTCTGGAGGCTTTACCTTGTCTTG AACTGGAGTGCCTCTTCTGGGCTCAGTATTTCAGCAGCCACATGGGCACATTGTCCCTGAATACGGGCCTCCATGCCCTGACGCAGAAGTGGAGTCACACGTTGCGGCAGCTGGATGTGGCCAATCAGCCTTTTTCTCAGGAGGACTTGGAGGCGGCGATGTTTCATCTGGCCCAGGCCAACCACACAGACACCCTGCGGTCACTCAACCTGAGCGGGACCAAAATCACAGCAGGTGCCCTGAG GCTTCTCATCGGCCAAACATCAGCACTAGACTACCTCAACCTGTCCTCCTGTCGGGATCTACCCAGAGGGGTAAAACGAATTTATCGCGGACAAGAGGAAATTCGCCAGTTGCTGGACAAATTGGAAtgcagtcaaacctcggttttcgaccacaatccgttcgagaagtga